The stretch of DNA GCATGCCGGCCTCGACCTCCGGCGGCAATTCTGCCGGTATTTTCAGCGCTGCACCGTTCTCGTCGATATATTTCGCATTGTAGCTGTAGAAGCCATGGCTCTCCGCCGGCACGATCTCGCCCGGCCGTGAAACGAAGAGGTTGCCTGCCGTGTCCTCCAGCACGCTGAATTCGATCTCGCGCCCACGAACGAACTCCTCCGCAAGCAGCTTGCGGTCGTGCCGGAAGCCTTCCGCAAGCGCCCCGTCGAATTCCTGGCTGGCATGGACCTTCCTGACGCCGACCGATGAGCCCTGCCGCGCCGGCTTGATGAAGAGCGGCAGGCCGAGTTCATTTTCCAGCGCGGCGAAGGGAGGCTGTGCGCCCCCATGAATTGTCACGGAGCGCGCGATCGGCACCCCGGCCGCCTTCATGAGTTGCTTGGCGATGTCCTTGTCCAGCGCGGTCGCCGATCCGAGAATGCCGCAGCCGGCAAGCGGCACGCGGGCAACCTCCGCAAGGCCCTGCACGGAGCCGTCCTCGCCATGCAGGCCGTGAAGGACCGGAAAGAGGATGTCGATCGTTGGCAGTGCGTAAGGCGATCCGCCAGCGGGAATTGCAAACATACGTCCGCGTCCGCCCGGCACGAGGCAGACCT from Rhizobium sp. 007 encodes:
- a CDS encoding D-alanine--D-alanine ligase family protein, with translation MIAASNRLRIAVLFGGRSTEHDVSVLSATNVMRALEPQKYDAIPVFVTREGQWLLSSFEDGTLAKPEKGAEVCLVPGGRGRMFAIPAGGSPYALPTIDILFPVLHGLHGEDGSVQGLAEVARVPLAGCGILGSATALDKDIAKQLMKAAGVPIARSVTIHGGAQPPFAALENELGLPLFIKPARQGSSVGVRKVHASQEFDGALAEGFRHDRKLLAEEFVRGREIEFSVLEDTAGNLFVSRPGEIVPAESHGFYSYNAKYIDENGAALKIPAELPPEVEAGMRDMAARAFRAVGCDSMARVDFFLTPDMQFLVNEINTIPGFTDISMYSKAMAASGVSYAEVIDRLVAHGLARAGQ